A genomic stretch from Ureibacillus composti includes:
- a CDS encoding S-layer homology domain-containing protein: MEKIKKVTKTLATIGLAGGILLSSVGTGTASASGVHYKDVKKSDNFYNSVEYLLDSNAISKTLPLYHPYDNITRGQFASIFAKMIGLDVYGVDNPRFTDVPTTHQFYRYVAALENEGILDGYPDASFGINDKLTRGQMSGILIKAFGLPKIDRDNYVSEMTDYTNPKKPITHTNDILVDKNRYGIQFVGGQWDDEMATLDSFDIIGGYSDGNMYPNKPINRSQFANMLYKVKQLGVSDYFYTDDDELIYETIEHPIVQNAKESLNEFFEEGGLVKVVKAYRTGWDDSTYPRFGHKYVLNPIKEGEYTSKDGKVKFVLKQVNGEWKLTAEKMEKPKVDEHPTTTEDTTTVTEEPTTTTETE; encoded by the coding sequence ACAGGAACTGCTTCAGCTTCAGGTGTACATTATAAGGACGTAAAGAAATCGGATAACTTCTATAATTCGGTAGAGTATCTACTGGATAGCAATGCAATTAGTAAAACACTTCCTTTATATCATCCGTATGACAATATTACACGTGGACAATTCGCAAGTATTTTCGCTAAAATGATAGGCCTGGATGTATATGGTGTGGATAACCCAAGATTTACAGATGTCCCTACTACACATCAATTCTATAGATATGTAGCTGCTTTAGAAAATGAAGGTATTCTTGATGGGTATCCTGACGCTAGCTTTGGTATCAACGATAAACTTACACGTGGTCAAATGTCAGGTATCCTAATTAAAGCTTTTGGACTTCCTAAAATTGATAGAGATAACTACGTTAGTGAAATGACTGATTACACTAACCCTAAAAAGCCAATTACCCATACTAACGATATTCTTGTTGATAAGAATAGATATGGTATTCAATTTGTAGGTGGACAATGGGATGATGAAATGGCAACTTTAGATTCATTCGATATTATAGGTGGCTATTCTGATGGTAACATGTATCCTAACAAACCTATTAACCGTTCACAGTTTGCTAACATGCTATACAAAGTTAAGCAGCTAGGTGTATCTGATTATTTCTATACTGATGATGATGAACTTATATACGAAACTATCGAACATCCAATTGTACAAAATGCAAAAGAATCCTTAAATGAATTTTTTGAAGAGGGTGGCTTAGTAAAGGTTGTTAAAGCATATCGTACAGGATGGGATGATAGCACTTATCCAAGATTCGGCCATAAATACGTACTTAATCCTATTAAAGAAGGTGAGTATACATCAAAAGATGGTAAGGTTAAATTTGTACTGAAACAGGTTAATGGTGAATGGAAGTTAACTGCTGAAAAGATGGAAAAGCCTAAAGTTGATGAACATCCAACAACTACTGAAGATACTACAACAGTGACAGAAGAACCTACAACTACTACTGAAACAGAATAA
- a CDS encoding helix-turn-helix transcriptional regulator, with amino-acid sequence MIDNNSLPFTHNYDYRMIKLVRQIRNLTLSEFSTYMNVNQSTIALLEKSQLEFSVHYQSKFHEALKQLNVSNIEFASLTILLEHQKTKQGSDDK; translated from the coding sequence ATGATAGATAATAACTCCCTCCCCTTCACTCATAACTACGATTATCGAATGATAAAGTTAGTTCGACAGATCCGTAATTTAACGCTATCTGAATTTTCTACTTATATGAATGTAAATCAATCTACCATTGCACTCTTAGAAAAAAGTCAATTAGAGTTTAGCGTACATTATCAATCCAAATTCCACGAAGCACTTAAACAGTTAAATGTCTCAAATATTGAATTTGCTAGTTTGACTATTCTTTTAGAACATCAGAAAACAAAACAAGGAAGTGACGACAAATGA
- a CDS encoding adenylate kinase: MSSKKKLLKKRKQKQLKRALKTTAKGIETATTETTILTPLEVYQSNLNEIYGGSVIVRNRNLLNLNRTMRYFCTSCKSEFYGKGIGMIGQDHQRHQCYRPYGVVGEERGLHVLGKRFASVKGGQPFDESIFYEIIWNDFSPTEIASKLKVNPTIVKEYFQREGLIQPLSFYI; this comes from the coding sequence GTGAGTAGTAAGAAAAAGTTATTAAAAAAACGGAAACAAAAACAGCTGAAAAGGGCACTGAAAACTACCGCTAAAGGAATTGAAACAGCAACAACTGAAACAACTATACTAACGCCCCTCGAGGTGTATCAAAGTAATCTGAATGAAATTTATGGCGGATCAGTGATAGTTAGAAATAGGAATTTACTTAATCTTAATAGGACTATGCGGTATTTCTGTACATCGTGTAAAAGTGAATTTTACGGAAAAGGTATTGGCATGATTGGGCAAGACCACCAGAGACATCAATGTTATAGACCCTATGGAGTTGTGGGCGAAGAAAGAGGTTTACATGTATTAGGTAAACGCTTTGCTTCAGTTAAAGGCGGTCAGCCCTTTGATGAAAGCATTTTCTATGAAATAATTTGGAATGACTTTAGCCCGACTGAAATTGCATCTAAGTTAAAAGTAAATCCAACCATAGTAAAAGAGTATTTTCAGCGTGAGGGGTTAATACAGCCCCTCTCTTTTTATATCTAA